A portion of the Oscillospiraceae bacterium genome contains these proteins:
- the rpsI gene encoding 30S ribosomal protein S9, translating into MYETKPYFYGTGRRKDSVARVRVYTGTGKVTINDRDIDNYFGLETLKLIVRSPLVLLGLEGKYDVVVRVSGGGVSGQAGAIRHGLSRALLQQSDENRTVLKKAGFLTRDPRMKERKKYGLKAARRAPQFSKR; encoded by the coding sequence TAAGGATTCCGTTGCCCGCGTTCGCGTTTACACCGGCACCGGCAAGGTCACCATCAACGATCGTGACATCGACAACTACTTTGGTCTGGAGACCCTGAAGCTGATCGTCCGTTCTCCGCTGGTCCTGCTGGGCCTGGAGGGCAAGTATGACGTCGTCGTCCGCGTTTCCGGCGGCGGTGTTTCCGGTCAGGCTGGCGCTATCCGCCACGGCCTGAGCCGTGCCCTGCTGCAGCAGAGCGATGAGAACCGCACTGTCCTGAAGAAGGCTGGCTTCCTGACCCGCGATCCTCGTATGAAGGAACGTAAGAAATACGGCCTCAAGGCTGCCCGTCGCGCGCCTCAGTTCAGCAAGCGCTGA